From a single Anomaloglossus baeobatrachus isolate aAnoBae1 chromosome 8, aAnoBae1.hap1, whole genome shotgun sequence genomic region:
- the TM2D1 gene encoding TM2 domain-containing protein 1: MASFGLGLPLLSGFCFWFWFVAADDGIQKCDELRLGQYVCMDPEINPVTQEPVRCANYTAYAPCYPAPNISCKDHGGNVTTFSGKEVGFLRPFPCRNVNGYSYKVAVALSLFLGWLGADRFYLGYPALGMLKFCTVGFCGIGSLIDFILISMQIVGPSDGSSYIIDYYGARLIHLTINNETFRESQLYP; the protein is encoded by the exons ATGGCGTCCTTCGGTCTCGGTTTGCCGCTGCTGTCCGGGTTTTGCTTCTGGTTCTGGTTCGTGGCGGCCGATGACGGGATCCAGAAATGTGATGAGCTGCGGCTGGGACA ATATGTGTGCATGGACCCCGAAATAAACCCAGTTACCCAGGAGCCGGTCCGCTGCGCCAACTATACCGCTTATG CTCCGTGTTATCCTGCACCTAATATATCCTGTAAAGATCATGGGGGAAATGTCACCACATTCTCTGGAAAAGAAGTCGGGTTTCTCAGACCCTTCCCGTGCCGCAATGT TAATGGCTATTCCTACAAAGTGGCCGTGGCGCTGTCATTATTCCTTGGATGGCTGGGAGCTGATAGGTTCTACCTGGGTTACCCGGCTCTAG GAATGCTGAAGTTCTGCACGGTCGGGTTTTGTGGGATCGGCAGTCTCATCGATTTTATCCTCATCTCCATGCAG ATCGTCGGCCCCTCCGATGGATCCAGCTACATCATCGACTACTATGGCGCCCGGCTGATCcacctgaccatcaataatgagacaTTTAGAGAGTCACAGTTGTACCCATAA